Proteins found in one Triticum aestivum cultivar Chinese Spring chromosome 4D, IWGSC CS RefSeq v2.1, whole genome shotgun sequence genomic segment:
- the LOC123100163 gene encoding putative cyclin-dependent kinase F-2 has translation MAVGKRPAAGHGTDQEPEISCCKRRRVRIGSTAAFEFEDTPCLGEGSFGAVLKARHRVTGKTVAIKVLRSNGDLAAANKEIQDEAGFLEACSPNPYVVGSHGLFRDPETYKLCLAMDYVGPNLHAFLSERPPLPEAIVKGYMWQLLTGANKMHGKDRIVHRDIKPQNILVGEGGKILKLCDLGLAMSLKTARKPYEFAGTMPYMAPEMLLGKPDYDAGVDVWSLGCVMAEMLTGEMLFKADKKDDRTAQLSAIFRVLGFPDETTWPEFFAAEVPRVFSYAQAQQHNTLGNLFRLETLSQDGFQVLKGLLKCNPARRLTTAAALQLPWFAPKLPTPTDDVSNSLPPVRNVLRIKIVPAGTLKKKNVLRIKFTPPAAPKKKNLRRIKVIPPATPGTKENLLQRVKVIPPATPQMKNVLRIPLAMWNKAM, from the coding sequence ATGGCTGTCGGCAAGCGACCAGCTGCCGGCCACGGGACGGATCAAGAACCAGAAATCTCCTGCTGCAAGCGGAGGCGCGTCCGCATCGGCAGCACCGCGGCCTTCGAGTTCGAGGACACGCCCTGCCTCGGCGAGGGCAGCTTCGGCGCCGTCCTCAAGGCGCGCCACCGCGTCACAGGCAAGACCGTCGCCATCAAGGTCCTCCGCTCCAACGGCGATCTTGCCGCCGCCAACAAAGAGATCCAGGACGAGGCTGGCTTCCTCGAGGCCTGCAGCCCCAACCCTTACGTCGTCGGCTCCCACGGACTCTTCCGCGACCCTGAGACCTACAAGCTCTGCCTCGCCATGGACTACGTCGGCCCCAACCTCCACGCTTTCCTGTCCGAGAGGCCGCCGCTGCCGGAGGCCATAGTGAAAGGCTACATGTGGCAGCTCCTCACCGGCGCCAACAAGATGCACGGCAAGGACCGCATCGTCCACCGAGATATCAAGCCGCAAAACATCCTGGTCGGGGAAGGAGGGAAGATCCTCAAGTTGTGCGACCTCGGGCTGGCCATGTCCTTGAAGACCGCCAGGAAGCCTTACGAGTTTGCCGGCACCATGCCCTACATGGCCCCCGAGATGCTCCTGGGGAAGCCGGACTACGACGCGGGCGTCGACGTGTGGTCGCTGGGATGCGTCATGGCCGAGATGCTGACCGGCGAGATGCTGTTCAAGGCCGACAAAAAGGACGACAGGACCGCCCAGCTCTCGGCTATCTTCCGCGTCCTCGGCTTTCCGGACGAGACGACTTGGCCGGAGTTCTTCGCGGCCGAGGTGCCGCGAGTGTTCTCCTACGCGCAGGCGCAGCAGCACAACACGCTGGGAAACCTCTTCCGCCTGGAGACCTTGTCCCAGGACGGCTTCCAAGTCTTGAAAGGGCTTCTCAAGTGCAACCCAGCTAGGCGGCTGACGACGGCCGCCGCGCTCCAGCTCCCGTGGTTCGCGCCCAAGCTCCCCACCCCCACCGACGACGTGTCAAACTCATTGCCGCCAGTAAGGAACGTTCTGCGGATCAAGATCGTCCCGGCGGGGACACTCAAGAAGAAGAACGTGCTGCGGATCAAGTTCACTCCGCCGGCAGCACCCAAAAAGAAGAACCTGCGGCGGATCAAGGTCATCCCACCGGCGACGCCAGGAACGAAGGAGAACCTGCTGCAGCGGGTCAAGGTCATCCCACCGGCGACACCACAGATGAAGAACGTGCTCAGAATACCACTAGCGATGTGGAACAAGGCCATGTAG